CCGCGTTGTTGCTCATGTTCTGCGCCTTGAAGGGCGCGACCCGGTAGCCCTCGTCGGCCAGGATGCGGCACAGCGCGGCGGCGAGGTAGCTCTTGCCCGCGTTGCTCGTGCAGCCCTGGATCATGATCGCCTTAGCCATGTGTTCCCCTCCATTGTCCGAGGGCTGCCAGCAGCGTGCCGTCCTGCGCCGCCCCCCGCGTGCTGACCCGGATACGGCCCGGCAGCCCGTAACTCGCGCAGTCGCGCACCCGCACGCCCAGGGCCAGCAGCGCCGCCGCCGTTCCCGCGCCGTCCCCGACCTCCAGCGTCATGAACGGTGCGCCGTGATGCTCGACCGGCCCGAAGGCAGCCAGCGCGTGGGCCAGCGCCGCCGCGTCGGCCCGCACGCGGGGCAGCGTGGTCTCCAGAAATTCTCCCGCATCCGGCAGGGCCGCGAGCAGCGCCGCCGTGCCCGCCGGCAGGTGCCACGCCGGGGCGAGGTTGTCCAGCCGCGCGGCGACCTCCGGCGTGCCCAGCGCATAGGCGGGCCGCGCCCCGACCAGCCCGTGTGCCTTGCCGGGCGAGAGCAGCCGCACCACGGCCGGCGAGGCGGGCGGCGGGGGCAACGCGACGAAGGGCGCGTAGGCCTCGTCCACGATCAGGAGGGCACCGGCTTCCTCGCAGCGCCCGGCCAGCTGCCGCAACTCGGCGGGGCTGGGCGCGCGCCCGGTCGGGTTGTGCGGAGCACCGA
The genomic region above belongs to Deinococcus gobiensis I-0 and contains:
- a CDS encoding aminotransferase class I/II-fold pyridoxal phosphate-dependent enzyme is translated as MASGDPSGLPPLLPRAPHGGPSSAAFAGLDFSVNANPYGPNPALLRAVREADHAHYPDPAYRAVRERLAAWHGNTPDGVALSVGASDLLHRLVRAFVPPGGRLLSLHAPFGELARAAALGRSRVEVVAELPGILPIGTALVYVGAPHNPTGRAPSPAELRQLAGRCEEAGALLIVDEAYAPFVALPPPPASPAVVRLLSPGKAHGLVGARPAYALGTPEVAARLDNLAPAWHLPAGTAALLAALPDAGEFLETTLPRVRADAAALAHALAAFGPVEHHGAPFMTLEVGDGAGTAAALLALGVRVRDCASYGLPGRIRVSTRGAAQDGTLLAALGQWRGTHG